A genome region from Bacteroidota bacterium includes the following:
- a CDS encoding diacylglycerol kinase family protein, which yields MTKKFSIINCMHSFKYAFKGLKLLFKTQHNAWIHLSAFVLIVVSGFYFKLNKMEWIAILFAAGFVFTAEIINTSIEFLTDHVSPAKHEQAGKVKDLAAAAVLIAAITALLIGALVFIPKIF from the coding sequence ATGACTAAGAAATTCTCTATCATCAATTGCATGCATAGTTTTAAATATGCATTTAAAGGCTTGAAATTACTTTTTAAAACTCAGCATAATGCCTGGATTCATTTGTCAGCATTTGTTTTAATAGTTGTTTCAGGATTTTATTTTAAATTAAATAAGATGGAATGGATCGCCATTCTCTTCGCCGCCGGATTTGTTTTTACCGCTGAAATAATAAATACATCCATAGAGTTCCTCACCGATCACGTCTCTCCGGCTAAACACGAACAAGCAGGCAAAGTGAAGGACCTCGCTGCCGCTGCTGTATTAATAGCTGCAATAACAGCCCTGTTAATTGGAGCGTTGGTCTTTATTCCCAAAATATTTTAA